A section of the Posidoniimonas corsicana genome encodes:
- a CDS encoding recombinase family protein, protein MSTAVYIRVSTVGQNEAGQKAEIERWLKGHGITDATFYVDKKSGDNLNRPSFEQLQKAVFAGEVKTIVCYKLDRLSRSLKDGINTLVSWIEAGVRVVSVTQQLDFSGATGQLVASVLFAVAQMEQETRRERQKAGIEAAKARGQYLGRKPGTTKSKPQRAQKLREKGLNAEEIATAMGISRATVFRYLKAA, encoded by the coding sequence ATGAGCACTGCCGTCTATATCCGTGTCTCGACTGTTGGTCAGAATGAGGCGGGCCAGAAGGCCGAGATCGAGCGTTGGCTCAAGGGCCACGGCATCACCGATGCGACCTTCTATGTTGATAAGAAATCAGGTGACAACCTGAATCGTCCTTCCTTCGAGCAACTTCAGAAAGCTGTCTTCGCAGGTGAAGTGAAGACCATTGTTTGTTACAAGCTGGACCGCCTCTCACGCTCTCTTAAGGACGGCATTAACACCCTGGTCTCTTGGATAGAGGCAGGGGTACGCGTGGTGAGCGTGACGCAGCAGCTCGACTTTAGCGGAGCTACAGGCCAGCTAGTTGCAAGCGTGCTCTTCGCTGTTGCTCAGATGGAGCAAGAAACTCGACGCGAACGCCAGAAGGCGGGCATCGAAGCGGCTAAGGCTCGTGGCCAGTACCTCGGAAGAAAACCGGGCACGACCAAGAGCAAGCCTCAGCGGGCTCAGAAGCTGCGAGAGAAGGGCTTGAACGCCGAAGAGATCGCAACGGCGATGGGCATCAGCCGGGCTACCGTTTTTCGGTACCTCAAAGCCGCCTAG
- a CDS encoding GIY-YIG nuclease family protein, translated as MNKEFILNEIRRSAVDGEALGREKFERVTGIRVSDWRGKYWARWSDAVKEAGYKPNSLQPSLEFDELALAMIEMIRHYEKYPTQAEVQMYAEKCPEMPNCRTFDKFGGQAAFAKKLVEYCSATSGLDDVIGICRPVAGAISDAPKAEATAKDSAADEYVYLMKQGKNYKIGKSNDTDRRRSNLATGSPEHSEMLHKIKTRVPFLAEKFWKDRFEEKHVRGEWYALDAEDIRTFKRCRFM; from the coding sequence ATGAACAAAGAATTCATCCTAAATGAAATCCGTAGATCCGCAGTCGATGGCGAGGCTTTGGGGAGAGAGAAGTTTGAACGCGTGACTGGGATTAGGGTGAGTGACTGGAGGGGAAAGTACTGGGCACGCTGGTCTGACGCAGTTAAAGAGGCCGGCTACAAGCCGAACTCTCTGCAACCATCATTGGAATTCGATGAGTTGGCACTAGCAATGATTGAAATGATTCGTCACTACGAAAAGTATCCAACTCAAGCAGAGGTGCAGATGTATGCCGAGAAATGCCCCGAGATGCCGAATTGCAGGACCTTCGACAAATTCGGTGGGCAGGCGGCCTTTGCTAAGAAGCTCGTCGAGTACTGCTCCGCAACCTCCGGTCTCGATGATGTCATAGGGATTTGCCGGCCTGTTGCGGGGGCAATATCGGATGCACCCAAAGCAGAAGCAACCGCCAAAGATAGTGCTGCCGACGAGTACGTATACCTAATGAAGCAGGGGAAGAACTACAAGATTGGCAAGTCCAATGACACAGACCGGCGTCGGTCGAACTTAGCTACGGGTTCGCCAGAACACAGCGAAATGTTGCACAAGATCAAGACTCGCGTTCCTTTCCTGGCTGAGAAGTTCTGGAAAGATCGCTTTGAAGAAAAGCATGTTAGGGGCGAATGGTACGCCCTAGACGCTGAAGATATTAGAACCTTCAAACGCTGCCGCTTCATGTAG
- a CDS encoding tyrosine-type recombinase/integrase, with product MPFKYQLTWLPSRKRWAKTYLGKRHYLKTRTNGKKDREGYLAAYREWERLRDYLDGIGPNPYGPNGNLLPAGVIPSLPVESHRTLTVAPKPAPQRAVVASVPQVAELPDSPFILGIGLCYEQAMKPGTALPCPTEDGIFTLIRTWVEHRRQLAERGELSLKQWSEDGIKIGTFRDFMLANYPGLHSIDHLTGTILNQYRDKQWEFVDCGGEGSISRATLKKRLSILCKWLRWLVDENYLEAPPKDLRSYAKVKLDPPQPLFFTADELKQLFSVATQRTRLFMLLGLNLGATQREIATLEAKMIDWETGIVTRPRHKTGVPSRNILWPRTLKQLRILRSTKRGPLLVGNTGNPLVEEYINSEGKLSLHDAVSKAFARTMKQAKLEGHKRSFKHLRKTAANEIEKRDPTLTPLFLAHSEQGVKRHYVDTHYDRLFEAVLELEAVLLAS from the coding sequence ATGCCGTTCAAGTACCAACTCACTTGGCTCCCCAGTCGCAAGCGATGGGCCAAGACCTATCTGGGCAAACGCCACTACCTCAAGACGCGAACCAACGGCAAGAAGGACCGCGAGGGCTACCTTGCGGCCTATCGCGAGTGGGAACGCCTACGCGACTACCTCGACGGCATCGGCCCCAATCCTTACGGGCCTAATGGGAACCTGCTGCCCGCTGGCGTGATCCCCTCACTTCCGGTTGAGTCTCACCGCACCCTGACCGTCGCACCGAAGCCCGCCCCTCAACGGGCCGTGGTGGCGAGCGTTCCACAGGTGGCCGAACTGCCCGATTCTCCCTTCATCTTGGGCATCGGGCTTTGTTATGAGCAGGCTATGAAGCCGGGCACCGCCCTCCCCTGCCCTACCGAAGACGGAATCTTCACCCTCATCCGGACGTGGGTCGAGCATCGCAGGCAACTCGCCGAGCGGGGCGAGCTGTCGCTAAAGCAGTGGTCGGAAGATGGAATCAAGATCGGCACCTTTCGAGATTTCATGCTCGCCAACTATCCGGGGCTCCACTCAATTGACCATCTAACGGGAACGATCCTCAACCAGTACCGAGACAAGCAATGGGAATTCGTGGACTGCGGGGGCGAAGGCAGCATTAGCAGGGCGACTCTCAAGAAGCGTCTAAGCATCCTCTGCAAGTGGCTGCGTTGGCTCGTCGACGAAAACTATCTTGAGGCCCCACCCAAAGACCTACGTTCGTACGCGAAGGTCAAACTTGACCCGCCGCAGCCTCTGTTCTTCACAGCGGACGAACTCAAGCAACTTTTCAGCGTCGCAACGCAGCGAACCCGCTTGTTCATGCTGCTAGGGCTCAACCTTGGTGCGACTCAACGGGAGATTGCGACCCTAGAGGCGAAAATGATCGACTGGGAAACGGGGATCGTCACCCGCCCCAGACACAAAACGGGCGTGCCTTCAAGGAATATTCTTTGGCCCCGCACGCTGAAACAGCTTCGCATCCTACGGAGCACCAAGCGGGGGCCGTTGCTGGTTGGGAACACCGGCAATCCACTAGTCGAAGAGTATATCAACAGCGAAGGAAAGCTCTCATTGCACGATGCGGTAAGCAAGGCTTTTGCCCGCACAATGAAGCAGGCGAAACTAGAGGGCCACAAACGGAGCTTCAAGCACCTTCGAAAGACCGCCGCAAACGAGATCGAGAAACGCGACCCGACGTTAACGCCGCTCTTCCTCGCTCACTCAGAGCAAGGCGTGAAACGGCACTATGTCGACACGCACTATGATCGCCTCTTCGAAGCCGTCTTGGAATTAGAAGCGGTGCTTCTTGCAAGTTAG
- a CDS encoding M20 metallopeptidase family protein — MIQRPAARLLAIALIAAPASANAAEAVADAPAAAESSSAAQIDGWLDANLPGVVRLYKELHQSPELSYEEEQTAARLAKEWRAAGLEVAAGVGGHGVVGLLENGDGPTLMLRCDMDALPVIEETGVPYASQVRTTDKRGAVVGVMHACGHDIHMANMTGVVRWAAANRDAWSGTLMVIAQPAEERGAGAKAMLADGLFARFPRPNYAVALHVAADYPAGKAGYLSGYSQANVDSVDITIKGRGGHGAYPHTTADPIVIAAKLVLDLQTIVSRELDPIEPAVVTVGSIHGGTKHNIIGDECKLQLTVRSYSPAVRKQIGEAIRRKALAAAQSAGAPEPEVDISEGTPSLYNDPNLTARVASAVGAAIGKENMEPSKPTMGGEDFSRYGIAGVPICMFKLGTIPQDRLDAYAEAGGPPPSLHSAKFYPDPEGSLSTGIRSMTAIVQELLPAQ; from the coding sequence ATGATCCAACGCCCCGCCGCCCGCCTGCTGGCGATCGCCCTGATCGCGGCCCCCGCGTCCGCCAACGCCGCCGAAGCCGTCGCCGATGCGCCCGCGGCGGCGGAGTCGTCGTCCGCCGCCCAGATCGACGGCTGGCTCGACGCGAACCTGCCGGGCGTGGTCCGGCTGTACAAAGAGCTGCACCAATCGCCCGAGCTCTCGTACGAGGAGGAGCAGACCGCCGCGCGGCTCGCCAAGGAGTGGCGCGCCGCCGGGCTGGAGGTCGCTGCCGGCGTCGGCGGCCACGGCGTGGTTGGCCTGCTAGAGAACGGCGACGGCCCCACGCTCATGCTCCGCTGCGACATGGACGCGCTGCCCGTCATCGAAGAGACCGGCGTCCCCTACGCGAGCCAGGTCCGCACCACCGACAAGCGCGGCGCGGTGGTCGGCGTGATGCACGCCTGCGGGCACGACATCCACATGGCCAACATGACCGGCGTGGTCCGGTGGGCCGCCGCCAACCGCGACGCCTGGTCCGGCACGCTGATGGTCATCGCCCAGCCGGCCGAGGAGCGGGGGGCCGGCGCCAAGGCCATGCTGGCCGACGGCCTGTTCGCCCGCTTCCCGCGGCCCAACTACGCAGTGGCGCTGCACGTGGCGGCCGACTACCCGGCCGGCAAGGCGGGCTACCTGAGCGGCTACTCCCAGGCCAACGTCGACAGCGTCGACATCACGATCAAAGGTCGCGGCGGCCACGGGGCCTACCCGCACACCACGGCGGACCCGATCGTCATCGCGGCCAAGCTGGTGCTCGACCTGCAGACCATCGTCAGCCGGGAGCTCGACCCGATCGAGCCCGCCGTGGTCACCGTCGGCTCGATCCACGGCGGCACGAAGCACAATATCATCGGCGACGAGTGCAAGCTGCAGCTCACGGTGCGGAGCTACTCACCCGCGGTCCGCAAGCAGATCGGCGAGGCGATCCGCCGCAAGGCGCTCGCCGCCGCCCAGAGCGCGGGCGCGCCGGAGCCGGAGGTCGACATCTCCGAGGGGACGCCGTCGCTCTACAACGACCCGAACCTCACCGCGCGGGTCGCTAGCGCGGTCGGCGCAGCGATCGGCAAGGAGAACATGGAGCCGTCCAAGCCGACGATGGGAGGCGAGGACTTCAGCCGCTACGGAATCGCCGGAGTGCCGATCTGCATGTTCAAGCTCGGCACGATCCCGCAAGACAGGCTGGACGCGTACGCCGAGGCGGGCGGCCCGCCGCCTTCGCTCCACTCGGCCAAGTTCTACCCCGACCCGGAGGGCTCGCTCTCGACCGGCATCCGGTCGATGACGGCCATCGTCCAAGAACTGCTGCCCGCCCAGTGA
- a CDS encoding class I SAM-dependent DNA methyltransferase, whose product MSHRYRIQFPPHDAHHLEQDEVSFFVIEGDKKTRLRFHDYDKIYPKPGLYEQVFYDRLKCNSPKKVGQQLKQALDAVGQSISELRVLDLGAGNGMMGEVLKQHGVARLIGADIIPQARDACLRDRPSVYDEFYVSDFTNLSADEIDELSGWSVDCLTSVAALGFGDIPAAAFFQAMRFVEVGGWVAFNIKETFLDRSDQSGFSRFIRELIFSEYLDLHHLERYRHRLSMEGTPLYYFALVAQKTAEIPADFLERHEITT is encoded by the coding sequence ATGTCGCACCGTTACCGCATCCAATTCCCCCCTCATGACGCGCACCACCTCGAACAAGACGAGGTCAGCTTCTTCGTCATCGAAGGCGACAAGAAAACCCGGCTTCGATTCCACGACTACGACAAGATTTACCCCAAGCCCGGGCTCTACGAGCAGGTCTTCTACGACCGCCTCAAGTGCAACTCGCCTAAGAAGGTGGGTCAACAGCTCAAGCAGGCGCTGGACGCGGTTGGGCAGAGCATCAGCGAGTTGCGGGTGCTCGACCTCGGCGCCGGCAACGGCATGATGGGCGAGGTGCTCAAGCAGCACGGCGTGGCGCGGCTGATCGGCGCCGACATCATCCCCCAGGCCCGTGATGCGTGCCTCCGCGACCGGCCCAGCGTGTACGACGAGTTCTACGTGTCGGACTTCACCAACCTCTCGGCCGACGAGATCGACGAACTGTCCGGCTGGTCGGTCGACTGCCTGACGAGCGTGGCGGCGCTCGGGTTCGGCGACATCCCAGCGGCGGCGTTCTTCCAGGCGATGCGGTTCGTTGAGGTGGGCGGGTGGGTCGCCTTCAACATCAAGGAGACCTTCCTCGATCGCTCGGACCAGTCGGGGTTCTCGCGGTTTATCCGCGAGCTGATCTTCTCCGAGTACCTCGACCTGCACCACCTGGAGCGGTACCGCCACCGGCTGTCGATGGAGGGCACGCCGCTGTATTATTTTGCGCTGGTCGCTCAGAAGACCGCCGAGATCCCGGCCGACTTTCTGGAGCGTCACGAGATCACCACGTAG
- the rdgB gene encoding RdgB/HAM1 family non-canonical purine NTP pyrophosphatase, with product MPSPPLVIGTHNAKKGAELADALAPHGVRVQTLADLPDAIEVVEDGQTFADNARLKAVQQARRLGQWVLADDSGIQVDALKGEPGVYSARFAGPDCDDEANNRLLLEKLSGLPPQKRGAQYYCHVTLADPAGEIRGEATGVCRGVIVDPPRGANGFGYDPLFEIRELHRTFGELGPAVKKAISHRSRAMRAILPVVVRELRG from the coding sequence ATGCCCTCGCCGCCGCTCGTAATCGGAACCCACAACGCCAAGAAGGGCGCCGAGCTGGCCGACGCACTGGCGCCGCACGGTGTGCGGGTGCAGACGCTCGCCGACCTGCCGGATGCGATCGAGGTCGTCGAAGACGGCCAGACCTTTGCCGACAACGCGCGGCTCAAGGCGGTCCAGCAGGCGCGGCGCCTGGGCCAGTGGGTGCTGGCCGACGACAGCGGCATCCAGGTCGACGCGTTGAAGGGAGAGCCGGGCGTCTACTCCGCGCGGTTCGCCGGCCCCGACTGTGACGACGAGGCCAACAACCGCCTGTTGCTGGAGAAGCTGTCCGGCTTGCCGCCGCAGAAGCGCGGCGCGCAGTACTACTGCCACGTGACGCTGGCGGACCCCGCCGGCGAGATCCGCGGCGAGGCGACCGGAGTCTGCCGCGGGGTGATCGTGGACCCGCCGCGCGGCGCCAACGGGTTCGGTTACGACCCGCTCTTCGAGATCCGGGAGCTGCACCGCACCTTCGGCGAGCTCGGCCCCGCCGTAAAGAAGGCGATCAGCCACCGGTCGCGCGCCATGCGGGCCATCCTGCCGGTAGTCGTCCGCGAGCTGCGAGGCTAA
- a CDS encoding DedA family protein encodes MLLDFLVDSVGLWGIVAFLVLTGVGVPIPEEAPLVLAGVLSSKGHFDPAVAFGACLMGALLGDSLMYAIGRHLGHGFLMRHPLISRFINAEEEEKIEHVVQNHGFKILLGTRFLIGVRGAVYFAAGAARVPYLRFLLWDLVAASLVVGIVFGLGYLFGPWIEPVIQDAEKLVTVIVVAVLIVVGIMVYRKRVERIDREIDRLERESQGEAPASTAEEDAPPAEPPAPAPAGDNEPAEHSHERPA; translated from the coding sequence ATGCTGCTTGATTTCCTAGTCGATAGCGTGGGCCTGTGGGGGATCGTCGCATTCCTGGTGCTGACTGGCGTGGGCGTGCCCATCCCCGAAGAAGCGCCCCTGGTGCTGGCGGGCGTGCTGAGCAGCAAGGGACACTTCGACCCGGCAGTCGCCTTCGGGGCGTGCCTGATGGGCGCGCTGCTAGGCGACTCGCTCATGTACGCGATCGGCCGGCACCTGGGGCACGGCTTCCTGATGCGGCACCCGCTGATCTCTCGCTTCATCAACGCCGAAGAGGAGGAGAAGATCGAGCACGTGGTGCAGAACCACGGGTTCAAGATCCTGCTGGGCACGCGGTTCCTGATCGGCGTGCGGGGGGCGGTCTACTTCGCCGCCGGCGCGGCCCGCGTGCCGTACCTGCGGTTCCTGCTGTGGGACCTGGTCGCGGCGTCTCTCGTGGTGGGCATCGTGTTCGGCTTGGGGTATCTGTTCGGCCCCTGGATTGAACCGGTTATTCAGGACGCGGAAAAACTAGTCACCGTTATCGTGGTCGCGGTGCTGATCGTGGTCGGCATCATGGTGTACCGCAAGCGGGTCGAGCGCATCGACCGCGAGATCGACCGACTGGAACGCGAGTCGCAAGGCGAGGCGCCCGCGTCCACCGCCGAAGAGGACGCGCCGCCGGCCGAACCGCCCGCACCGGCCCCCGCGGGCGATAACGAGCCCGCCGAGCACTCGCACGAACGCCCCGCCTAG
- a CDS encoding FAD:protein FMN transferase: MADSSSRRDFLKGKAAADALADIGAGAAGGEAGTADPGMPDCVLSLTRRAMACDFQVQLVASPHRNETGPGMAALDLIDRQEDRLSVYRDSSDISLLNNAAQYGPAETDHEMFALLQTCDRLHRDTDGAFDATTGPLSKAWGFYSREPRVPTEEELSAAMQLVGWRHVRLDEGAQTVAFDRQGVEINFNGIGKGHALDLAADQMQLELADDFLLHGGRSTLVARGDRPGGQPGWGVALRHPLRPQLRIAEFTLMDQAFSTSGAATQGFVSGGKRYGHILDARTGRPASGPHSVSVIAPTGAEADALSTAFYVMGPEATRAYCEAHPGVGAAFVLPGKHASSVRLEAINLPDDRWRPLSDL; encoded by the coding sequence ATGGCCGATTCATCCTCACGCCGCGACTTTCTAAAGGGCAAGGCGGCCGCCGACGCGCTGGCGGACATCGGCGCCGGCGCCGCGGGAGGCGAAGCCGGCACGGCGGACCCCGGCATGCCGGACTGCGTGCTTTCGCTTACCCGGCGTGCGATGGCATGCGACTTCCAGGTGCAGCTGGTCGCCAGCCCCCACCGCAACGAGACCGGCCCCGGAATGGCGGCGCTCGACCTGATCGACCGCCAGGAGGACCGGCTGAGCGTCTACCGCGATTCGAGCGACATCAGCCTGCTAAACAACGCGGCGCAGTACGGCCCGGCCGAGACCGATCACGAGATGTTCGCACTGCTCCAGACCTGCGACCGGCTGCACCGCGACACCGACGGCGCGTTCGACGCCACCACCGGGCCGCTCTCCAAAGCGTGGGGCTTCTACAGCCGCGAGCCGCGCGTGCCGACCGAAGAAGAACTGTCCGCCGCGATGCAGCTGGTCGGCTGGCGGCACGTCCGCTTGGATGAGGGAGCGCAGACCGTCGCGTTCGACAGGCAGGGCGTGGAGATTAACTTCAACGGCATCGGCAAGGGCCACGCGCTGGACCTGGCCGCCGACCAGATGCAGCTGGAGCTAGCAGACGACTTCCTGCTGCACGGCGGCCGCAGCACGCTGGTCGCCCGCGGCGACCGGCCGGGCGGTCAGCCGGGATGGGGCGTGGCGCTGCGGCACCCGCTGCGGCCCCAGTTGCGGATAGCTGAGTTCACGCTGATGGACCAGGCGTTCTCCACCTCCGGCGCCGCGACCCAGGGGTTTGTCTCCGGCGGGAAGCGGTACGGGCACATCCTGGACGCACGCACCGGCAGACCGGCCAGCGGGCCACACAGCGTCAGCGTGATCGCCCCGACCGGCGCCGAGGCGGACGCGCTCTCCACCGCGTTCTACGTGATGGGCCCCGAAGCGACCCGGGCTTACTGCGAAGCGCATCCCGGCGTGGGGGCGGCGTTTGTGCTGCCGGGCAAGCACGCCAGCAGCGTCCGCCTCGAGGCGATCAACCTCCCCGACGACCGCTGGCGGCCGCTGAGCGATCTGTAG